One window of the Anaeromyxobacter dehalogenans 2CP-C genome contains the following:
- the rnpA gene encoding ribonuclease P protein component, translated as MRLPKAARLRRRREFLQVQQHGRRLYSGDVLVLALVSGSPRPRIGITVSSKVGNAVERNRVKRWVREAWREIRPEFPPVDLVVIARPAALRMGLDGARRALAAAGRALGAAPGGGA; from the coding sequence GTGAGGCTGCCGAAGGCGGCGCGGCTGCGGCGCCGTCGAGAGTTCCTCCAGGTCCAGCAGCACGGCAGGCGGCTGTACTCCGGAGACGTGCTCGTCCTCGCGCTCGTCTCCGGATCGCCCCGGCCGAGGATCGGGATCACGGTGTCCTCGAAGGTTGGAAACGCCGTCGAGCGGAACCGCGTGAAGCGCTGGGTCCGAGAGGCCTGGCGTGAGATCCGCCCCGAGTTCCCCCCCGTCGATCTGGTCGTCATCGCCCGCCCCGCCGCACTGCGGATGGGCCTCGACGGCGCGCGCCGCGCGCTCGCGGCGGCCGGCCGCGCGCTCGGGGCAGCGCCCGGGGGCGGCGCGTGA
- the yidD gene encoding membrane protein insertion efficiency factor YidD encodes MIRRALVLLVRIYQRLVSPLLPPACRFYPSCSAYAVTALQRHGALRGSWLTVRRLCRCHPFHPGGVDPVPELTPKR; translated from the coding sequence GTGATCCGGCGCGCCCTGGTGCTGCTCGTCCGCATCTACCAGCGGCTCGTCTCGCCGCTCCTGCCGCCGGCCTGCCGCTTCTATCCGTCCTGCTCCGCGTACGCGGTCACCGCCCTCCAGCGCCATGGCGCGCTGCGCGGCTCGTGGCTGACCGTGCGCCGCCTTTGCCGCTGCCACCCGTTCCATCCCGGGGGAGTCGATCCCGTGCCGGAACTGACCCCTAAGAGGTAG
- the rpmH gene encoding 50S ribosomal protein L34 has product MKRTYQPKKQRRNRTHGFLKRSKTPGGRNVLKSRRAKGRKRLTTRAPKK; this is encoded by the coding sequence ATGAAGCGGACTTATCAACCGAAGAAGCAGCGGAGGAACCGCACCCACGGTTTCCTCAAGCGTTCCAAGACCCCCGGCGGACGAAACGTCCTGAAGAGCCGGCGCGCCAAGGGCCGCAAGCGCCTCACCACGCGCGCGCCGAAGAAGTAG